The following are encoded together in the Labeo rohita strain BAU-BD-2019 chromosome 17, IGBB_LRoh.1.0, whole genome shotgun sequence genome:
- the sstr1a gene encoding somatostatin receptor type 1 — MLPNDTFKNLEDGLYLLNSSSNETHNGDSHGSSAIFISFIYSVVCLVGLCGNSMVIYVIFRYAKMKTATNIYILNLAIADELLMLSVPFLVTSSLLHHWPFGSLLCRLVLSVDAINMFTSIYCLTVLSIDRYISVVHPIKAARYRRPTIAKMVNLGVWMFSILVILPIIIFSTTAPNSDGSVACNMQMPEPERQWMAVFVIYAFLMGFLFPVIAICMCYILIIVKMRVVALKAGWQQRKKSERKITLMVMMVVTVFVICWMPFHIVQLVSVFVQQHNATLSQLAVILGYANSCANPILYGFLSDNFRRSFQRILCLRWWDNATEEPIDYYATALKSRGYSVDDFQPDNLESGSTYRNGTCTSRTTTL, encoded by the coding sequence ATGTTGCCCAACGACACCTTCAAGAACCTGGAGGACGGTTTGTATCTGTTAAACTCCTCCAGTAACGAGACGCATAACGGGGATTCTCACGGCAGCAGCGCGATCTTCATCTCCTTCATCTATTCCGTAGTGTGCCTGGTGGGACTCTGTGGAAACTCGATGGTGATTTATGTGATCTTCAGGTATGCGAAGATGAAAACTGCGACGAACATCTACATTTTGAACTTAGCGATCGCGGATGAGTTACTTATGTTGAGTGTGCCTTTCTTGGTCACCTCTTCTTTACTTCACCACTGGCCGTTTGGTTCTCTCCTGTGTCGGTTGGTTTTAAGTGTTGATGCCATTAATATGTTCACCAGCATCTATTGTCTGACTGTGTTGAGTATCGATCGCTATATCTCTGTGGTGCATCCCATCAAAGCAGCCCGGTACCGTAGACCCACCATTGCCAAAATGGTCAACTTAGGGGTTTGGATGTTCTCCATCCTGGTCATCCTACCCATCATCATCTTTTCCACCACTGCACCCAACTCTGACGGATCTGTGGCGTGCAACATGCAGATGCCAGAGCCCGAGCGTCAGTGGATGGCTGTGTTTGTGATCTATGCCTTTCTGATGGGCTTTCTTTTCCCTGTCATTGCCATATGCATGTGCTACATCCTCATCATAGTGAAGATGCGGGTGGTCGCGTTGAAAGCGGGCTGGCAGCAGCGCAAAAAGTCCGAGAGGAAGATCACGCTGATGGTGATGATGGTGGTGACGGTCTTCGTGATCTGCTGGATGCCTTTTCACATCGTGCAGCTGGTTAGCGTGTTCGTCCAGCAGCACAATGCCACCCTCAGTCAGCTGGCTGTGATTTTGGGATATGCCAACAGCTGTGCCAACCCTATCCTGTACGGATTCCTGTCGGACAACTTCAGACGCTCCTTCCAGAGGATTTTATGCCTCCGGTGGTGGGATAACGCCACGGAGGAGCCCATAGATTACTATGCCACGGCTCTGAAGAGTCGAGGATACAGTGTGGATGACTTTCAGCCGGACAATTTGGAGTCGGGCAGCACGTACAGGAATGGCACCTGCACATCCAGAACTACAACGCTGTAG